The window AGGAGTTGCCGTTTCTGTGTACGATCCCATGACTGGATTTATACCGCGATTTCTCGACAACTATGGTGGTGACTCCACCATAGCCGGGGCGATGGCTGTAACCTGTCGAACTTCCACCCGAGTAGCTTGATGTCGGTTCTGAACTTCTGCCGTAGTACCTGTCGAGATATGCCTGGTTATCAATATGACCTGTCCAGTTCTGCTGTTCGCCGGCCCGTGCCAGAGGAACAGAAGTAGTCAGCGCCATAACAAGTGCGACGAGAGCCAGAGTGAGTGGTGCGGTGATATTGGATTTAGGAAAATAATGTCTCATAGCTAACACATCGAAACAAAGGTTGAAAACAGACCTGCCCTGCCGGGGCAATGAGCAGTCATCACGATTGGTGACGTTGATGCAGCTGGAACCTGGGGTGCCAACAAGGAAGTACTCCAATCACTCCCTCCCATTAATACAGACAATAGGTTGCCGGTACCAACAAGTAAAGTTGGCAGCACCTGTTTCGGGAAGGGACTTCGCCACAGTTACTTCGCCACAGTTACTTCAGTCTTGGGGGACACTTTTGAGGCACAGAACATCATCAATGGCCAGAATAAGGCCCAGAGAAGAGCCAGCAGCAAAAGAGAACTGGGAGTGGACCAGTTGAAGCTTGCAACTCCAAGCCGGACACCAGCCCAGTAGGCGACAGGGCCACCAATCGCACCGAGCAGCGCTGACAGCAGCCATCGACCCTTCAACCAGTTCAGGCTGTGGTTTGGCAGCAGGCCCAATGTCATCCAGACAGTTATGAGCCAGAGCGGGATGGGCCAGAAATCACTGGAAAATGAGAAAAACCCGATAGCCTTGAGCAGCCCATCTAAAGTGATACCGCAGATGGTAATAATCGCCATCAGCACCATGTCCTTGCCTGGGGATGGTGATACAAGCATGTGGCATGCAATAAGCAGCAGGGCGAGCCAGAGAAAAGAATTCTGGCCGAATATGCAAATGAGCCAGTTCAGTTGGTAAACGGCGAAATTTGTAACGATCATCCACAGTTTGGGAAGGGGCCTGATGTTTGCGAGTGTCTGCATTTTATTTACCAGCCGCTCAGCTCTTTTTTCCTCGAAGACCTGAAAGGAGATTAGCTCTTAGGTTGTCACTAAGCGGTTCTTTTTCTCCCAGCCAGATACCGAAATATACAGCAGCGAAATCAGCGGAGGGGATGACAACCTGTTCGATTCCATTCCGAAACAGTCGCGTGGTCTGAGCTTCTCCATTATAGCAGAGGACATAACTGTCACCGTCATCTACTTCTGTGTAATTTTGGTGAAGCAGATCGAGCTGCGGACGCACTTTGCTGATAGTTAGCGGATCATGCTGCCGATTGAGGATTTTTTCTGCGGCTTCAATGAAATTTTCCCTGGTCAGGCTGACTGCATAATTTAATTTCAGGCATCGTGACGATTCTGGGGAGAGCACCTCTCCGGGCAGGGTTGTAGGGTCGGTGTAGAGATGGGCGTCATAGACCTTGATAAAACCCATGTAACGGACGCTGCCGGAGCCCTGGAGCTGCATGTTATGAATTTCCATCCCTTGCAGGGAAAGAGGTAAAGTGCTCATCACTATTGTCAGTATAAATAAGTATATCTTTTTCATGACTCTCTCCAGTTGGGTACGTGGAACATTGTAGTTACTGTTTCATACATAAACAAAGTAGCAACCTGCAGAGAATTAACAATGTGGAAACATTGGCTATGAAATGGTAGTGAAACCTATCATTACAATGTCGGTCCCTAAACTGGAAAAAGGGCAAAAAAGCTTGATATTTAAAGGGAATGATTGTTTTTACTTGCTTAGGGCAAGTGAAACGTGATGGAATAGAGGGTATGCCTTTACAGATGGACTTTAAACCGGAACCAACGGTGTTCTGTCTGACCATTTCGTCTGTCTTTGTGAAACAGAGCTCGCTGGGTACGTTATTTGAGTGAAATTTTCAGCTGGGAAGAGTGATACATGACTGAACTGCGACAAAGAGCAACCGCTATACTGGAGCTGGCTGGGATAGAAACACCCGTTGTTGGAGTCTATGATGCTCCTCATACCCTGCCGTTCGCACCTTTGGTGCTTGCCAGGCGTTGTATATTTTCCAGTTATGAAAACTGGCAGAAAGGCCATTGCGTGTTGGTTAACCGGGAGAGTGAAGGGTGTCGTGGGGCGGTATACTGGTTGTGTGGAATAGAGGCAACGTCGAAGGAGAAGATGAGGCACTTCTACAGCCAACGAAAGGGGCTCAAGGCGACGGCCGAACTCATGGAAAATTGGCTGGAAGACCATCCCCCCCACGAGCCGCAGGAGAGCCATCTTATCGTCGGCCCGCTGAAAGAGGGGCAGGACAGGTATTTGAAAACAATCACCTTGTATGTCAATCCTGACCAGCTGAGCCTGCTGCTTACAGGTTGTGAATACGAAAATGGCCCAGCCGATGCTCAACCGATTATCTCTTCATTTGGTTCGGGCTGTGGCCAGCTTGCGGCACTTTTCAAAGATCTGAATGTTCCCCAGGCGATAATCGGTTCTACGGATATCCTGATGCGGGAGCATCTGCCACCGGAGGTGATGGCGTTGACAGTGACCAAGCCGATGTTTGAGCAGCTATGCAGTTTTGGTGAGAACAGTTCTTTGTTCAGGCCATTCTGGTCAACTCTCCGTAACAAGAGAAGCGAACAGGCGGTGAACGGCTTTGGCGAAAATCCCGAGCAGAAATACACCGAGAAGATATAAAAAAAAACGGGGCCTGTCGAATTCGACAGGCCCCGCTCAGGCAGTACTGGTATCTCGCCCGGTCATGAAAAAATCGGGCTACCTGGAGAGTTGCTGTTAGAAGTCAACAAGCTCCACGTCAAAGATCATGTACGCGTTTGGTGGAATAGGACCACGTCCCTGAGGACCGTAACCGAGGGAAGGCGGGATAATCAGCACTCGCTTCTCACCTTTTTTCATGCCGAGAAATGCTTCATCCCAGCCTTTGATAACCCGTCCCTGGCCAACAGGGAAATCGATTGGGGTACCACGATCGTAGGAAGAATCAAACTTGGTGCCGTCCAGCAACTTTCCGGTGTAGTGAGCTTTGATCATTGCGCCGGATGAAGGGGTGGCATCGCCTTTACCTTCTTCGACCAGAACATACTTGAGACCGGAAGGAGTGCTTACTGCATCAGGCCAGTTCTGCTTGATGAGGTTCACCTCAGCTTCCATGGCGGCAAGCTCTTTGTCGCGCTGGTTCTTTTCGAAGTTAGCGAGCAGTGCATCAAAAGCGGCCTGGTCAGCTTTGAACGCTTCCGCTTTGGCGCCAACGCGAATAATCTCCACGCTGTTGATGGTGTCGCCCTGGGCGATAGCGTTAACAATGTCCTGGCCTTCAACTACCTTGCCGAAAACAGTGTGCTTGCCGTCCAGCCATGGGGTTGGTACGTGGGTAATGAAGAACTGGCTGCCATTGGTGCCGGGTCCTGCATTTGCCATAGAGAGAATGCCGGGGCCTTCATGTTTCAGACTTGGATCAATCTCATCAGGGAAGGTGTAGCCGGGTCCGCCGGTTCCTGAACCGAGCGGACAACCACCCTGAACCATGAAGTCAGGGATGACTCTGTGGAAGGTGAGGCCGTCATAATATTTGTCGCCCTTCATTTTGGCGCCGCCGCCAAGTTCTTTGGTGCCCTCAGCCAGGCCAACGAAGTTGGTTACTGTAAGGGGAGTTTTTTCAAACTCGAGGGAGCAAATGATTTCACCTTTAGAGGTGTTGAACTTGGCGTACATGCCGTCCTGAAGATTTTCTCTTGCCATTATTGGTTCTCCGATAAAAATTAACGTAATCAGAATGAGTACAAACGAAATTGATACGTTACGCATGGTTTCTCCATTTGAAAAGGGTGGTTCCTTAAAAAAAGAGCATTTTTCGAGTAATTACCTGATATAAATAGGACATGCAAATGGACATGTCGAATTTTACAACGCTTTGGTTGTTGACGATGGTTCGCATTAGGGGTTTATTGACCTGATTTATAGACCGGTGGTAAACACATCCGGCTTATTCAGGCAACCCGTTAACACTTAGGTCCCCCGGAGAGGAACCGTTTGTATACTCTGTACCAGCTAATACTGACACTACTTTTTTATCTCTTACTGCCTTTTACTCTCGCCTATGTTCTCATTACGGGAAAACACAGGGAGGGAGTGCATCAGCGTCTGGGATTATATGGCAGGCTTGCCCGGAAAAAAGGTAAAGCCCGCATCTGGCTGCACGCCGCCTCTGTCGGTGAAGTACATGCTGCCGATATCCTGATAGCTGAATTGCGCAAAGAGATTCCCGAGGCGGAATACGTTGTCACCACCATGACAATACACGGAAGAAAGCTTGCTGTCGAGTTGCTTTCCGACGATGTAATCTGCAAGCTGGCCCCGCTGGATGTGCCGGGTATAGCGGGACGCGTGATCTCAAAAATCGATCCTGATGTGTATGTGTGTCTGGAGACTGAGTTATGGCCGGTGCTGCTGCGCAGACTGAATAATCGCTCTATACCGACGCTGCTCGCCAATGGCAGGATGTCTGATAAATCTGTAACCAGCTATCAGAAGCATGCCTGGCTTTTTCAAAAAGTGGTGGAAAACTTCACCGTCCTCACCATGATCAGCGAGTCGGACAAGGAACGCTATGTCTCTTTAGGTATAGGTCCTAAAGAAGTTATTGTCACCGGCAACCTGAAGTATGATCGGGAACTGCCTGAAAGCCCGACCGACGTGCGGGACCGTTGCCGAAAAACGCTGTCGATAGTCGAGGGGACAGAGGTCTTCGTCTGCGGCTCCACCCATACCGGCGAGGAGAATATTCTGCTTCCGGTATACAAGGCCTTGAAACTGAGCGGAGAGCTCGTCTGGATCATCGCCCCGCGTCATTTGCACAGGCTGGAACAGGTGGAGACGATGCTCATGGAGCATGGAGTACGCTTTGATCGCTATAGCGCGCTGAAAGAAGGGCACGTGCGACAGCACGATGTCGTTATCGTCGACCTCTTTGGAGAGCTTTTTGAGATATATTCAATTGCTGATTATATCTTTTGCGGTGGAAGCCTGGTTGAACGTAACGGCCATAATATACTGGAACCAGCGATGTGGGGACGTACTGTTATGTATGGACCGAGTATGGGGGATTTTCGCGATGCGGTGGAGATGATGGATCTGCAAGAGGCCGGCCTGCCAGTGACTGGCGGCAGGGCCATCTTCGATAAAATCTCCTATTTTCGCAATCACCGTGAGGAGTATCAACTGCTTTGTCAGCGTGCCGGTCAGGTTGCCGTCTCTCAACAGGGAGCGGCTAAAAGGCAGGCAGGGCTGGTGGCATCGCTTCTCCATTCGAGTTAACTATACCGACCTTTCCCTGGTACTCATCAGTTACGGGTGAGCTTGTTCTCTGACCGGTTTAATCAGTTCCACTTCAAACATAATTTCCTTGTCAAAACCGTTTTCTGTACGGCGTATTTTCAGTTGCACCACATCGCCGGGCAATGAGGCGAAGAGTGCAATCCGTACATCCTCCATGGAATGTATTGGGAAATCATCGATAGCAACGATGCTGTCAGTGATGCGCAGTCCTGCCTCATCTGCCTTGCTTGCCTGGTTAAACGCTGAGATTGTCAGCAGATTTGCATCAGCTGCAGTGGGCTCGTTGATGCTTATACCGATCTTGCCCGGTTCCGGCAGCTCGAGTGATTCTACCAGAAAGAAATAGTCGGCAATATCGGCAAGGTTATCCGGTGTCGTGCCGTTGAAGATATTCAGTATTGAAGCCTGTTCTACATTGGTTCGTCGCGCAACCCGCGGTGGGATGCCAAAATCTTTTCTGGTGTGCTGGGAGCCGGCAAGCACGATGAGTTTGCGGCCGGGATTTTTGTTGAGGTGATCTGTGATTTCTTCAGCCATGGTCTCGTCCCACAGCGATTGTGCCTGGATAAAGCCCGACGCATAACCCGAGCCGTGACCACCCTGCTGGTGTAGCGATTGCATCTGACGAAGCTGTCTGGCGTAGCCTGGTAGTGAGAGATCTCTTTGTTGGGGCAGGCTATCGCGAATTTCTTTTGATAGCGCATCTGTTCCACCGCTTGAGTAGACGGTGGAAACTGTTTCCCTCGGCAGATTGAGCCCGATGACAGGGATGGAATTTTTGCGGGCGAAGCTGAAAATATCCTGAAAATAGCGATAATCGTAACTCCAGACCGAAAAGTAGCCGGAAGCTTTTAAAAATTCTTTCTCGGTCATGGCAGAGTTGTATGCCGTATACTGATCCAGCGCCTCCTGACTGGTGTACGGAAACATCTCCATACCAATGGCCATATCGGGATGTCTGGCGTGGATTGCCTCGATAATCCGTAGTTGCAGGCGGTGATCGCTCATTGAGGTGTGCTGCTCACCCAGGTAAATGACATCATTGTTGCTGAGCTGATCGGCGATCGTGCCAAAACTCTGAAGATTGCTGGTGGCACCGCCCCGGGGAAGGTGCTCGATGGCAATCTGAATGCCATTGAAGCTGTCGTTTATTCTTTTGGCCTTGATGCGACCATTTTCAAAATGCAGAAAAGAATATTTGCCATAGTGACTGAGCTTTGACGCGGCCGAGGCTGCTTGTGCCGGTCCGCTGCTGGTGACGAGTACTGTGACATGATCTGGATTCAGGGGATTGGGACGTACCTCCAGGGTAAATCCGTTGCCGGGATGACTGGGGCTGCCGAAAAGACTCTGGACGTGTTTTCCAGCCAGGCCCAGAAAGAGCAGGTTGCTTTCAGCTAACTCGCTATTGCCCGTATAATCGTCATTTTGAATTTTTAAACTATCATTTTGTAATTGTTCAACAAGAGGTTGGTACTCGTGTGGTGTGTCGGCGCCGGAGAACA of the Desulfosediminicola ganghwensis genome contains:
- a CDS encoding DUF2878 domain-containing protein, which codes for MQTLANIRPLPKLWMIVTNFAVYQLNWLICIFGQNSFLWLALLLIACHMLVSPSPGKDMVLMAIITICGITLDGLLKAIGFFSFSSDFWPIPLWLITVWMTLGLLPNHSLNWLKGRWLLSALLGAIGGPVAYWAGVRLGVASFNWSTPSSLLLLALLWALFWPLMMFCASKVSPKTEVTVAK
- a CDS encoding chalcone isomerase family protein; the encoded protein is MKKIYLFILTIVMSTLPLSLQGMEIHNMQLQGSGSVRYMGFIKVYDAHLYTDPTTLPGEVLSPESSRCLKLNYAVSLTRENFIEAAEKILNRQHDPLTISKVRPQLDLLHQNYTEVDDGDSYVLCYNGEAQTTRLFRNGIEQVVIPSADFAAVYFGIWLGEKEPLSDNLRANLLSGLRGKKS
- a CDS encoding peptidylprolyl isomerase, with the protein product MARENLQDGMYAKFNTSKGEIICSLEFEKTPLTVTNFVGLAEGTKELGGGAKMKGDKYYDGLTFHRVIPDFMVQGGCPLGSGTGGPGYTFPDEIDPSLKHEGPGILSMANAGPGTNGSQFFITHVPTPWLDGKHTVFGKVVEGQDIVNAIAQGDTINSVEIIRVGAKAEAFKADQAAFDALLANFEKNQRDKELAAMEAEVNLIKQNWPDAVSTPSGLKYVLVEEGKGDATPSSGAMIKAHYTGKLLDGTKFDSSYDRGTPIDFPVGQGRVIKGWDEAFLGMKKGEKRVLIIPPSLGYGPQGRGPIPPNAYMIFDVELVDF
- a CDS encoding 3-deoxy-D-manno-octulosonic acid transferase; translation: MHQRLGLYGRLARKKGKARIWLHAASVGEVHAADILIAELRKEIPEAEYVVTTMTIHGRKLAVELLSDDVICKLAPLDVPGIAGRVISKIDPDVYVCLETELWPVLLRRLNNRSIPTLLANGRMSDKSVTSYQKHAWLFQKVVENFTVLTMISESDKERYVSLGIGPKEVIVTGNLKYDRELPESPTDVRDRCRKTLSIVEGTEVFVCGSTHTGEENILLPVYKALKLSGELVWIIAPRHLHRLEQVETMLMEHGVRFDRYSALKEGHVRQHDVVIVDLFGELFEIYSIADYIFCGGSLVERNGHNILEPAMWGRTVMYGPSMGDFRDAVEMMDLQEAGLPVTGGRAIFDKISYFRNHREEYQLLCQRAGQVAVSQQGAAKRQAGLVASLLHSS
- a CDS encoding DUF169 domain-containing protein, which gives rise to MTELRQRATAILELAGIETPVVGVYDAPHTLPFAPLVLARRCIFSSYENWQKGHCVLVNRESEGCRGAVYWLCGIEATSKEKMRHFYSQRKGLKATAELMENWLEDHPPHEPQESHLIVGPLKEGQDRYLKTITLYVNPDQLSLLLTGCEYENGPADAQPIISSFGSGCGQLAALFKDLNVPQAIIGSTDILMREHLPPEVMALTVTKPMFEQLCSFGENSSLFRPFWSTLRNKRSEQAVNGFGENPEQKYTEKI